One Candidatus Neomarinimicrobiota bacterium DNA window includes the following coding sequences:
- a CDS encoding response regulator, producing the protein MIRVLIADDHTIFRAGLRQILNEIPDITALDEASNGKEILARLAQTQYDVILLDISMPGESGVEVLKQIKHVRPEQAVLILSMHPEEQYALRILRAGALGYLTKESAPEELIAAIRKVAAGGRYISSKLGVELAMRLDKAFRAPRHEILSDREYQVMIMIASGKTIKEIAEELPLSVSTINTYRTRVLEKMDMKTNVELTRYAIQRGLVG; encoded by the coding sequence ATGATTAGGGTGCTGATTGCAGACGATCATACCATCTTTAGGGCCGGGCTGAGGCAAATTCTAAACGAGATCCCGGACATTACCGCTCTCGATGAGGCCAGTAACGGTAAGGAGATCCTAGCCAGGTTGGCTCAGACACAATATGATGTAATTCTGCTCGATATTTCCATGCCCGGTGAAAGTGGGGTGGAGGTACTTAAGCAGATCAAACATGTCAGGCCGGAGCAGGCGGTACTCATCCTGAGTATGCATCCAGAAGAGCAATATGCCCTTCGGATTCTGAGGGCCGGTGCGTTAGGCTACCTGACCAAAGAGAGCGCTCCTGAGGAGCTGATAGCAGCCATCAGAAAAGTAGCCGCCGGTGGGAGATATATCAGCTCGAAGCTGGGCGTGGAACTAGCCATGAGATTGGATAAAGCATTCAGAGCCCCACGCCATGAGATACTATCCGATCGGGAATACCAGGTAATGATCATGATAGCTTCTGGCAAAACCATTAAGGAGATTGCCGAAGAACTACCCTTGAGTGTCAGCACCATCAATACCTATCGGACCCGGGTATTGGAAAAAATGGATATGAAAACGAATGTTGAATTGACCCGCTACGCCATTCAACGTGGACTGGTGGGGTAA
- a CDS encoding response regulator transcription factor, which yields MADDSSVVRERLTTMLSEIEGIEIIGEARDGIEARDRILELKPDVLVLDIRMPWRSGIDVLHDIKQHDPAIVVIVLTNYPYPQYRKQCMERGADFFFDKSTEFEKVPEVITQLLRDSQR from the coding sequence ATCGCAGACGATTCTTCAGTTGTCAGGGAACGGTTAACGACAATGCTCTCTGAAATTGAAGGAATAGAAATAATCGGGGAGGCCCGGGATGGTATCGAAGCCAGGGATCGCATCCTGGAGCTTAAGCCCGATGTTTTGGTGCTTGACATTCGGATGCCCTGGCGCAGCGGTATCGATGTGCTGCACGACATCAAGCAGCATGATCCAGCAATCGTGGTCATTGTCCTGACGAATTACCCTTATCCTCAATACCGCAAGCAGTGTATGGAGAGGGGCGCGGATTTTTTTTTCGATAAGTCGACGGAATTTGAAAAGGTTCCTGAGGTAATCACCCAATTACTTCGAGACAGCCAGCGGTAA
- a CDS encoding PAS domain-containing protein, translated as MSNRFRKRNTRDQDKTKVQLINELVALRQKIVKLEKSDAARHRETLALQEAYEHTQAIVNSVPEPLLVLDSDLRVTSANLSFYQTFHVTPAETEGQVFFKLWNHQWKNSQLRRLLRNTLSQNTTLHDFKVENDFPTLGRRIMLLSARRINHRTNNAKWIILAFEDITESKLAERAAQAKQEYATNRVESVHEPLVVLDANLRVVGGDN; from the coding sequence GTGAGCAACCGGTTTCGCAAGAGGAATACGAGGGATCAAGATAAGACAAAGGTGCAGCTCATTAATGAGTTAGTAGCGCTGCGTCAGAAGATTGTCAAACTTGAAAAATCTGATGCCGCGCGCCACCGAGAGACTCTGGCCCTTCAAGAGGCTTATGAACATACGCAGGCGATTGTCAATTCGGTGCCTGAGCCCCTGTTAGTGCTTGATTCCGACCTGCGTGTGACCTCAGCAAACCTTTCATTTTACCAAACCTTCCACGTAACGCCAGCGGAAACTGAAGGGCAGGTATTCTTCAAGCTGTGGAATCACCAATGGAAAAACTCCCAGCTTCGGCGGTTATTGAGGAACACTCTGTCCCAAAATACCACCCTGCATGACTTTAAAGTAGAGAACGACTTTCCTACCCTTGGCCGGCGGATCATGTTGCTGAGTGCCCGCCGGATTAATCACAGGACGAACAATGCCAAATGGATCATTTTAGCCTTCGAAGATATAACTGAATCCAAACTGGCGGAGCGGGCTGCACAAGCAAAGCAGGAGTATGCCACGAATAGGGTGGAGTCGGTACATGAGCCCCTGGTGGTGCTGGATGCCAACCTGCGGGTGGTTGGTGGAGATAATTAA
- a CDS encoding response regulator transcription factor produces the protein MKTIIVDDSDLIRQRLVDILSDFPEVEIIGQEGEAHQAIVSIRLEKPDLVILDIGLIGGNGIDVLHEIKRDNPDIKVIMLTSYPVPQHQRRCMEEGADAFLDKSNGFKHIKPIVESFAVEAAARMKPSPTDKHLNPSS, from the coding sequence ATGAAAACCATCATCGTAGACGATTCTGATCTTATTCGCCAACGCCTGGTTGATATCCTCTCTGATTTTCCAGAGGTGGAAATCATTGGCCAGGAGGGTGAGGCGCATCAAGCTATAGTCTCTATCCGATTAGAGAAGCCTGATCTGGTGATTCTGGATATTGGACTAATAGGCGGCAACGGCATTGACGTCTTACACGAAATCAAGCGTGATAATCCTGATATCAAGGTAATCATGCTCACCAGTTATCCAGTCCCACAACACCAGCGACGATGCATGGAAGAAGGAGCAGACGCGTTTCTGGATAAGTCCAATGGATTTAAGCACATCAAGCCAATTGTTGAAAGTTTCGCCGTGGAAGCGGCGGCCAGGATGAAGCCTAGTCCTACCGATAAACACCTCAATCCCTCCTCGTAG
- a CDS encoding ParA family protein — translation MDIISIVNQKGGTGKTTTAINLGAALATFGKKVLLIDLDPQANLTYSLGIIEPEGSMADVFAGTRDLNSILVDCDNLKVAPSSTELVNVEIAIIDDSNREKYLMHSLKKHQNEYDYILVDVPPSLSVLTLNALFASTSLIIPLQMEVLTMRGLVQLLETIEEFRREYGKRLIVKGIAAVKYDSRRKLSSEILNHIKTKINGYIFKTVIRENVRIAEAPSYATSVIHYAPRSNGARDYLALAKELLQRNRIRRL, via the coding sequence ATGGATATTATTTCCATAGTTAATCAAAAAGGAGGTACCGGAAAAACAACTACAGCAATTAACCTTGGGGCTGCATTGGCTACCTTTGGGAAAAAGGTTTTACTCATCGATTTGGATCCCCAAGCCAATCTCACTTATTCACTGGGAATTATCGAACCCGAAGGGAGTATGGCAGATGTATTTGCGGGGACCAGGGATTTGAATTCCATTCTAGTCGATTGCGATAATTTGAAGGTTGCACCCAGCTCGACTGAACTGGTTAATGTGGAAATAGCAATTATAGATGATTCTAACCGGGAAAAGTATTTAATGCATTCTCTTAAGAAACATCAAAATGAATATGATTACATATTAGTTGATGTACCCCCTTCCCTATCAGTATTAACGCTGAATGCTTTATTCGCTTCCACTAGTCTCATCATTCCACTGCAGATGGAAGTTCTCACTATGAGAGGTTTAGTCCAATTGCTGGAAACAATCGAAGAGTTTCGGCGAGAATATGGCAAGAGATTAATAGTGAAGGGTATTGCTGCAGTAAAATATGATTCACGCAGGAAATTGAGTTCGGAAATTTTAAATCATATTAAAACCAAAATAAATGGATACATCTTCAAAACAGTAATAAGGGAAAATGTGCGCATTGCAGAGGCACCTTCCTATGCAACCAGTGTGATTCATTATGCTCCGAGATCCAATGGCGCTCGAGACTATTTGGCTCTGGCTAAGGAGTTATTACAACGGAACCGAATAAGGAGGCTATAA